Below is a genomic region from Acomys russatus chromosome 3, mAcoRus1.1, whole genome shotgun sequence.
gtgggaaagattaagctttgtcacaggtggcagcagtcttggcgggctttacccttggggcaccccatgaataccttgtgacagactgagtggagccatcctgggcctggaattcaggaagcagacctgggaaccccacctgggctattgtttttttaatagaccctcaatgggagaaggagaccgcccttcccatgtgactcaggctggtggggaggagagaacaacaggttcagacgTAGaacagcgaacaggctggaccagcacagtggccagagagacacctaaggacccgtcccgtggaacggataccgaaaggttcactcttttgtccctttaaccttttttcttttttgtgtaagctagctgggttgtataataaagtttaattgttaaaaaacaaagccaacagccCTTACTACAGGGCCAGCATCCATTTCACTCACTGGTTGTGCTTTTCATCTTGTGACCAAGTGAGGCTTACGGTATGATCTAGACTAGGTAAATAAGTTGCTAATgacttcccttcttcttttcttagaTTCATCCAGAAAGTCCCCAGGAGAAACTTCCTCCCGGAGAAGCTGAAAACACAGTGTTTATAACAGTGGGGTTTGTACATGATTTGTTTAAAATGGCTGAAAGCAATAGCAAAAGTGTAGACGTGCGGCCTAAAGCAAGTCGGAGTAGAAGTGCTGACAGGAAAGATGGTTACGTTTGGAGTGGGAAGAAGTTATCCTGGTCCAGAAAGAGTGACAGTTCTGAGTCTGAAACGGTCGGTACTGTTGAGAAAACTGAGATCCCTCTAAGGAGCCAGGAAAGGAAGCTCAGCTGTTCGTCCATCGAGCTGGACTTAGGTCATTCCTGTGGGCATAGATTTTTAGGCCGATCCCTTAAACAGAAGCTGCAAGATGCCGTGGGGCAGTGTTTTCCATTAAAGAACTGCAGTAGTCGGCACTCTTCAGGGCTTCCTTCTAAAAGGAAAATGCACATCAGTGAGCTCATGTTAGAGAAGTGCCCCTTCCCGCCCCGCTCAGACTTAGCCTTTAGGTGGCATTTTATTAAACGACATACTGTTCCCATAAGTCCTAATGCAGATGGCTGGGAGAGCACAGACTCCTCTGAGAGCACACTGAGGGATGCTCAGGTAAAACGAAGGAACATGGACGAAGACACGCCCTGTTTCTCACATACCAGCGTGCAGCCTTGTGTCCTCACTCCCAACAGTGCATCGTGTGCAGGTGGTCACATGACTGGCTCTGTGATGAACCtggccaccagcagcagcatggaGGACAGTGACATGGACTCAGAGGATGAAATCATCACACTGTGCGCAAGctccagaaaaagaaacaagcccAGGTGGGCAGTGGATGCCGACGCCCTGCAGTTGGAGGCGCCCCCCAGGTTCCACACGCAGATTGATTACGTCCACTGCCTGGTTCCAGACCTCCTCCAGCTCAGTAACAACCCGTGCTACTGGGGCGTGATGGATAAATACGCCGCCGAGGCTCTGCTGGAAGGGAAGCCAGAGGGCACCTTTTTACTTCGCGACTCAGCACAGGAGGACTATTTGTTCTCCGTTAGCTTTAGGCGCTATAGTCGCTCTCTCCATGCGAGAATTGAACAGTGGGACCATAACTTCAGCTTTGATGCCCACGATCCTTGTGTCTTCCATTCTCCTGACATTACTGGGCTCCTAGAACATTATAAGGACCCAAGTGCCTGTATGTTCTTTGAACCACTTTTATCCACTCCGTTGGTCCGgactttccccttttccttgCAGCACATCTGCAGAACAGTTATTTGTAATTGTACAACCTACGATGGCATCGAGGCCCTTCCAGTTCCGTCTCCCATGAAATCGTATCTGAAGGAGTACCATTATAAATACAAAGTGAGGGGACTCAGGGCTGCTGTGCCGGAGCAGCAGTGACGGGGAGGGTTAGCAATGTGGACTCGCAGACATATtttcacttaatattttatttttcttatgctcTTTGAAGTTTTGTACAAAGGCAGTTGGAATCCAAAATAAAACTCTGCCCTAAATTTTAATTCCagatcaatttatttttcttatgatacacttgttatatatttttaagcaggaatttggtttttgtttttaccatgtaAATTCTATACTTTTTCCCTTAATTTACATTTAGTCCAGGCATATTTGAAATTTCGAGACATTGCAAATACATTTGAatagtctgtattttttttaaaataatctgttctTTCCTACgtataaaatattttgctaatCTGTGCTATCAGTATTCTTGTATGGCAAAATAGTTACCTATTCCCTTTTCATTTAAGGTTGTTCAGTAAAGATGAGTGTTATAATCCATCCATTGTACTGAAATTGACTTTTGTAATTTGCTGATAGGAATGTTAGGCAACAAAGTGGTTTAAAATGAAACTTAGTGTGTTTTCATTTGAATATTAAGTaaaacaatttgtttgtttgtttgtctattaaTCTGGCCAATAAGAAAAGGATTGTTTTGTTCTAGAGGTGGATTTGTTCTGCAGGATGGCAGAATCGGCAGTTAATCCATAGACAGCATCCCTCAACCTGGAAGAGGTCAATGACACCATAACGTCTCCTGGGTCCCTCTCCTCCCGGAAGCTTTACAAAACAGAATAGCAGCATTAGAAGCTTGTAGCTGCCAAGGCAACTAGAGTTCTTCTCTATTAACTGATGACTGTTAGATCTCCTTAGCTCTTTTCTAGGGACTCCGGTTCTCAGGGGAAATAcacagttttggttttggtttttttggattttttgagacagggtttctctgtgtagccttggctgtcctgaacttgctttgtagaccaggctggccttgaactcacagcgacccgcctgcctctgcctcccgagtgctgggattaaaggcggcgcCACCACGGGATGTGCAGTTTTTAAACAGCTCCTGGATCCACCGGTCACAAGAGGACTTTAGaaattctcattattttaaattgaacCTAAAGATGCAAACAAAAACGCAGCTCAGTGTTTAGGAAGCATAGCACTGCTTTTGGTGTTCACATCCTAAGTGTTATTTCTGTCTTCAGAACTAATGTATGCTTTATGTGGCTTCAGAACAGAGAAGGCGTGACAATAGCTCCGTGGCATACACACTGGACAATGGGGCAAGACAGGGCTTCACACCTCCTATCTTCAGGGCAGCACCGCGTTCTAGAGGCATCTCTGGCTTACGGTGACCAGACAAGCCAAATGGTGCCCGACTTTTCTCTCCAGTGACTGACCTCAACAGAGTGCCCAGTTTTCTTTGTAGTGAGCTATCTGCCCCTTTTAAATCttgtaggttttggttttttggtttttttgtgtgggtccccccccctccccgggtCTGACAGTGTCCctccatgtagcctaggctgacctcaaatttgagATCCTTCAG
It encodes:
- the Socs4 gene encoding suppressor of cytokine signaling 4, with the protein product MAESNSKSVDVRPKASRSRSADRKDGYVWSGKKLSWSRKSDSSESETVGTVEKTEIPLRSQERKLSCSSIELDLGHSCGHRFLGRSLKQKLQDAVGQCFPLKNCSSRHSSGLPSKRKMHISELMLEKCPFPPRSDLAFRWHFIKRHTVPISPNADGWESTDSSESTLRDAQVKRRNMDEDTPCFSHTSVQPCVLTPNSASCAGGHMTGSVMNLATSSSMEDSDMDSEDEIITLCASSRKRNKPRWAVDADALQLEAPPRFHTQIDYVHCLVPDLLQLSNNPCYWGVMDKYAAEALLEGKPEGTFLLRDSAQEDYLFSVSFRRYSRSLHARIEQWDHNFSFDAHDPCVFHSPDITGLLEHYKDPSACMFFEPLLSTPLVRTFPFSLQHICRTVICNCTTYDGIEALPVPSPMKSYLKEYHYKYKVRGLRAAVPEQQ